From the Dermacentor variabilis isolate Ectoservices chromosome 5, ASM5094787v1, whole genome shotgun sequence genome, the window gatggtggctgtcttgtgtgcgccagggagaaaagcggggaggaagcgcaccgccttTCTTCAAGTGCAATGCATCGGCGAAAGTGCagagagagtgggggggggggaggggagcttAGGAATATATGATCTGTGAATCCATGATTGCGCAACGTGTTTATTCGCCTTGTTTCGCCTTGTTTGGCGCATCTTATACAGTGGCTTTTGCTTGGATACGTATATTtactggagacttatacgtatatataaatatattgttGCACGGTCTTGTGTATAcacgcagtgaactttgtttccagtgacactttttcttttttatcaaggtgtatcttcgcatttgtatattccattggaTCTTAGCATTCTTAATGCGTACCTTGCAAAACTCGTGCTTTTACCATGTgctttctgttgcgactataattttggtgcaaatACTCACAATACACCACTGTTGACAGCTGCTCTTGCGCAATATATTgcaacgaaggacagcgtcaggGAGATTTTTCGCTGGCCGTAACAAGTACAGAAATGTAGACAAGGTTCTTTAATGACAAAATTTCGCTAAAATATTTgttctcaacttgttcatttcatggtatTCGCGTTTTTTATAACGGTGGCAGGCActgttttgctggtttcgaactgacatCGTTCTAAAGTTCACGTCATACTTTCTTTACTAGAGAAAAACGTgcaagcattgatatcagttatttctggcacaatatcttgggacatacgaatattcttctatgaaaaaaatacatcttttacatgtcttgacagtgcgtagccttcaagaattcgtttgctgCACATTTGGCAATAGAAACGCAGTTATTAGTcttgtatttgatccctcgacaaattctatacgGAGCAAGCCAAGCTGGAacgtacgcccccccccccccccaccccctcttcGCCCcgaaaatttctggctacgccactgccttaCGACTGCTCGCGAGATCACGAGGTGCACCTACCTGCGAGAAATCCTTAATCACCAAAGAGCCCGCGCTTAGAACGTTCTTCGCGGAGATCTTCACCTTATGGAACTCTCCCACCATCAGTGTGAACGACGCCATGACACAAGTTCTGGGAGGAATGCTGGCAGCGTTTAGGTCTCTGGCAGTGCGaagctgaaaaaaattaaattacaacgTTAAAAACACTATTAAGAAGCTAAGTCATTTGCGTTGTAGCATGATAAAAATGGAGAACATAATTCACCTTTGCCATTAAGTATAAATTGCACTAGCAAATAGCATTCAGGTTTCGTAAACTATTTGCGAGCTACCGGGTTAGACTCATGCCCCAGGCGCCAACTAAAGAAAGTCGACTGGTTGAAGGTTCGAAAAACTTCATAAACGCTGTTAGAATAACAACAGCGACTGCTCCAGCATTGCTCTTTTTGTTGTCGATAGAGAGATACATTAGAGCCCATGACGTCAGGAAGTTTTTTGGGGGGGAAAACATTTACTATATGTGCAACCTTTGTTTGAAAATGACAGCTCAAGGGCGAGGAAAAAGAGAGAAGCGAAAATTTATAAGACGTCCTGAGggcgcgcggtggagcctaaaTGTCCTCGCCTGCCCCTACAGCGCTCCTGGCCGTTGATGAAGAAAGTAAAGTAAGATATGAGGAATTAGCGTACCTCCAGAACAAAACTTTTAACAGGAAAACCATTTACTCTACATCTTGAATATAAAGCCACTCTGCTCAATAAGCTAAGCAATAGACATGAGCAATAGACCCTACATATAATAATACCATGTCATCATTTGTGCTCAAGTGGGATTCCAAATGATATTATTCCGCTAATCAATATTGCAGGGATAGGGCgtatgtgccttttttttttacctgagtgATCCCGCGTGCTAGTGAAGTTATGGAAACGAAAAATTATGTAATAGCCATAATTGTAGACATGCGCCAATCATCTTCACGGCGACGACACTGGCTATGCCTTTCTTGTGCGAAAGCGAATAAGCGCAAAACGTCACAACTTTTTTCCCCATAAAGTTGATTAGCCTTGTGTCTAAGTTAGCATTAAGAGAGAGAGTATTATAACTTATCAAGAAATAGTACAGTTTAGAAATATTAGAATGATATACTGTGACAAGTATACTTACAAGAGAAGGCGCGCTGACTACGTTGGTTTCCTCCTGGCCGTGGTTCCACATAGTTCCTATGAGAGGATATCTACTTGTTTCCCAGTCTGCAATATGAGTGTGGACAATGAAAATTGTGACTGGAAGGTGGCTGAAAAAGAAGTACATTTACTATAAAGAAATGTCGGAAAAGACATGACAGCTTTCCTTGAGTTCCACAGAGCGACAACCATTATACTGCTCAACTAGGAATGCTTACTTGGACATCGCTGTCATTGCTGCAGAATGATGCTTGCTGTCGTCAGGGCTGTCGTAAGTGGTGAATCTGACTCCGAGAGCGACGTCCAGCCTCGGCTTCGTCATTGGGGCCTCGGACATGAACTTTTCTTGCAGCTGCTTCAGCGCCTGCAAAATTTTGCAAGGGCGTAAGGTGAGATCAGGGAGTTCACTGATTGTAATGATCTTCTACTGAACTTTATCAGCTGTATAAGATAAGCAACTGTCAGATACTTCTATACCATATGGCGTTAAATGTTTCACCGCAGAAGTTGTTTGTGGTCAGGTCACCCACAGACATCCGGTATCAGTGAGAACATACGTAATGGTCTGACATGGCGATGTTTAACCTGCCCGCTTCAAGTCAAAGAAGTAGCCATTATTTCCACGTTTGCCCCTTCCCCAGACTTTAATGGTGTGGTACACTGTCGGTACCCTTCAGCGCACTTCCGCACCAAATTTCGGGTGTGGTCTAAACGCCATTCTTGATATTGACTTTAAATAACCAGTGATGAATGTGTAGTTTACGGTAGCAAGCTGTCATGTCAGAAGCTTAGATTGGCGTGACTTTAGGCAGCGTGCGATCTTTTTCACCACCTAAAAGGCGACAGCGCAATCATTATCGCAGCTTGAGAGATAACGGTTGCTGGTGTCAATCGtacagccaacgcctgcgtcgcTGCTATGTTGGGGAAGCACACCCtcctaaatgctatgttcgtttgtacgcggaacgtttgggagcaCTGCAATCCCGGCGCGCAAgggggcatgtcacgtggtactTTTTTTGTAGTTCGCGGGTATCAACAGTAAGGCAAAAGAAAACTACAACTTAATAGAtaaaagttagaaactgtttcATCGGGCATTTGGAAACCACTCTAAacctttctaattggaatttattgcctaactttgttgcttcagaagttggttaattagcCTTGACTAATTATGTACgaaagcagaatacaaaaatagTGGGGCTTACTACATACGATAGTCACCAACATGCCTTTTGCTCGCACCATCTTAAGAGTGCATCGGTATATTTTTAAACTCAGGCtgatgttagctgggacactgtgTGTTACTATATATGACCAAGTGGCCACGAAACTCGCAATTTCTCGCTCAATGTGGAGACATCGGCGCGTTCGCTGTGTGTTAAAAACAGGACGTACGTATGTATCTGTAAGAGTACGAAGAACGCTTTCGATGTGCTAACGTTAGGCTTAACGCACCATGGAAGCAAGAACCACCCTCGGTTGTCAGTCTTTTTCACGTGTGAAACAGCGCAAAGAAACCAACTGTTTCACACGTTTCAAACTAACACGCCCATCTCACCACCTTCCTCGGCTCCCTCTGTAGGCACAACAGCCTTCTTTCACCTTTACAGCAACGTCAGCCAGCCGCAGTTTAGAAATCGCAATAAACTAGGTTTCCCGTGAACTGAACTATAAAGTTACGTGGCATGCGCAAAACAGTGTAACATTTGTCGCATATGTTGCCATGCTTGCCAACAGTGGAAACATGTGTCGTGGCGGTACTTTTGTTGTAAACGATGGACTCATTTTTGCAGTACGTACACCCTCTCTGGACATTTGGCAACCTCCCTACTCTCTAGTCGCACCAGCTCACGAGAGCGACGTGAGTCCAAAGGGGCCGCACAGTCGCAACTCAATCTGGAGGACTGCCCTCAAACCTTGCAGTAAGCGCTGCGAGGAAGTTGATGTGCGGAGCCGTTTCGGCGAAGCCCTTTCATCCTCGTGCATCGGGAGACACTGGGATCCGCTTAAAGTTTTCTTTAGGTGCACCAGATTTGCCCAGAAGATCACGTGAAAATAAGATATCGAGCAGTCTGAGACTCTTAACTGGTGTTAGCGGTAATGGGGTAAACAGAATTAGAGATACTAAATTGTGCAGTTTCTTTTACGCCTAGTCGGCACAAAGACGGGTTGTTTTGGCAACTTATGCTACATACAGTATAATACAACCTTTGCACATATATTTGTAGCATCTGTGGGAAGCGTGCATGTAAGCGTCTGCCGATTGACGCCGAAGATGACAATCGTTCAGTTGTTACGACGTATGCAGTGCAGAGAAGTATAGTTTCATCATTATCAGCTCGGTGGCAGTTTTACAGTTTATTCTATCAGCAGTATAGGTGACACAGaaagataaaaaaacaaaacaaaacaagttcCGCTGCATTCGGTTCGCAGGCAAAACGCAAAAGTACTCGGTTTTTCGAAACGGTACTCCATCTTTGAAACCTGACCGCTGATACCAAGGCCTCCCTATGAGGCCACAAAACGGTAATACAACCAAAATAATTTATTAGTGATACCTTTATCAGTGTTAGCTTTCCATGCATATCTTCAAGGAGCTGCGCCACCGTTCCCGTTGCTTTCAATATGCCGTAGTGGACGACGTTCTTGAAAAACAACTCGCGTAGCTTCTGCCGACCCAGAGGTGTAGTGAGGCTCCCGAAAAGGTCATTGGCTCTTCTGCACAGATAAGTAAGAcgagggcaaaaaaagaaagtttcaggAGTAAGGCACACCCAAAGCGACCGTGAAGTAGTAAGACTCCGAGCATAGGTCAGCAAACTCGCTCAGACTCAGATCGACCcgtgagtccgagtgagccctaCTGAGTAAAATACCGGCGATGCTGAATCTGATTTAATCCCGGTTGGGTAGATTTCAAGTAAGTTTGAGTCCGAGTGAGCCGACTGATTAGAATTGCGGTGATACTAAGCGCGAATGGGGCTGAATGAATAGAGTTTTGGTGATTCATCAGTCCGAGCAAGGCCCTAAGCAAGACATTTGACTTCTGAGTGAGTCTGAGCGAGTTTACTTGATGTTGCCGGTCAATGACACCAAATATTAGTTCCCGTTACCAGAGCATGTTATATCTAACTTAcccacacaaaaagaaataaaatatctCGACCTAGAAAATAAGATCCACTTACGTTAGGGAACGAAATAAGAAAGCATGCACGAGCGTTAACGAGTGCAAATTGTTTTTGCCTTCCTGTGTGGTCCCTTCCCTGAAGCTTCGCCTTTGATTAGAAATTATCACAAATCTACTGCCAAAGCGAAACATTTGTTTGATGTAAACGGTAGCA encodes:
- the LOC142583481 gene encoding uncharacterized protein LOC142583481, giving the protein MGGEVRATNRLLCTAGSRASSEEMLPPDGLCDLMFYTDVVWQDGALRGAQNKESWEAFQAAAEAATRSGHGLSVDYGRANDLFGSLTTPLGRQKLRELFFKNVVHYGILKATGTVAQLLEDMHGKLTLIKALKQLQEKFMSEAPMTKPRLDVALGVRFTTYDSPDDSKHHSAAMTAMSNHLPVTIFIVHTHIADWETSRYPLIGTMWNHGQEETNVVSAPSLLRTARDLNAASIPPRTCVMASFTLMVGEFHKVKISAKNVLSAGSLVIKDFSQLCSRKTGVFVVNKALVKLYSVGYNRTYAYDDAETMTAKAVAFFKLYQHVRQGWAVFDTEFEDYDDTCGNGTFSRLKAFKAKLGA